The Monodelphis domestica isolate mMonDom1 chromosome 5, mMonDom1.pri, whole genome shotgun sequence DNA segment ATAAATATGCTGTAATAACCACAGAATGGAGCCTCCCGGACAGAATTCTCCCTTTGCCAAAAGAAGtgatagcatcttttttttttttttgaggggaaggagagggagagatggaagagagaaagagagaagccaTCATTTGATTATTTGGTTTGTATTTTCAAATAGCCAACCCTGCCGTAGCACAGCTTCTCCAGGAAAGCCAGTTCTTTAACTGCTGATTTTGGTAAGCATCTTGTTAATTGCCTGCTTGACATGCGTGGTGGAGCTTCGCCTCCTTGTCTTCCCCTGGACCATCTTCCGACGCCGGACCTCACGGCACAGCTCATAGAACACTTCTGTGATATTCCCTTCTCCAGTGCAAGCTGAACATTCATAAAATGCACAGGCCAGGTCAGTCGCCAgcttctctccttcttctgtaCTAACTTGCCTTGAGTGGTCTAGGTCAGCTTTGTTTCCCACTAAAATCAGAGTCACATTCTTGGGCTTTTTGATCTCATCCAGCAAGTTCTTAAGTGGAAGCACATCCTCAAAGCTTCCCCGGTCCGTAATGTCATAGACCAGCACAAAACCTTCTCCCCATCTCACATGTCCTTCCCTCTGAATAGCATCCTCCTGTTGACAGAGAAAGGACAATTGGGGAGCTAAAGAGAATAGCATTAAGAATACCCTACAAGAGGGATTGGAGGTGGCTCGGACTGAAATCTCTCTAGATTTCCATTTCTGAAatcataatcaaatcaatattggTATTGCTACTAGAAAGAATGTGTTGGATCTCCTTCCCTGAAACTTCCAGAGCCAAAAATGACTCTTacgggtctctctctctccccctcccttcctctccctcttcttctcctcccaccccatctctctgtttctctttaatctcctaccttccatcttagaactgatattgtatattggttccaaggcagaagaatggtgagggccaGGAAATGGGGCTTaagagacttgtctagggtccctcagttaggaagtatctgaggccacatttgaacccaggacttcctgtctttaagcctggtcttctatccactgagccacctacctgccccgtGTTGTCTCTTCATTTTAAACTAAAAGCCCCTTGAGCACAGCAAGtgtcttcttttttatatctgtATCCCCAGTTTAGGGTAATATCAACACATGCTAAGTGCTTGGTATATCtttttcatttactcattttatatGAAGCCTCTCTCCCAACTAACTGAGACAAGAGTCaaaattttatttgtctttttaaagtTTATGTCTCGGGGGCAGCTGttctgtggatggagagcc contains these protein-coding regions:
- the RERG gene encoding ras-related and estrogen-regulated growth inhibitor, whose translation is MAKSAEVKLAVFGRAGVGKSALVVRFLTKRFIWEYDPTLESTYRHQATIDDEVLSMDILDTAGQEDAIQREGHVRWGEGFVLVYDITDRGSFEDVLPLKNLLDEIKKPKNVTLILVGNKADLDHSRQVSTEEGEKLATDLACAFYECSACTGEGNITEVFYELCREVRRRKMVQGKTRRRSSTTHVKQAINKMLTKISS